In one window of Desulfonatronum thioautotrophicum DNA:
- a CDS encoding glycosyltransferase family 4 protein yields MMTSENTPQSPLDILLLAPHPFYQERGTPMAVDMLLGVLSRRGLRTALATFAEGEKRDYPHVTIHRIPELPVVGKGIAPGLSLKKLVCDVFLFAKAFGIVRKFRPRVIHAVEESVFMALVFRSLFKIPFIYDMDSSMSLQIMQKKPLFRPLGPLFRWLEGVAIRRALMVIPVCNALADIARACGAAHVRVLCDVSMLSVSASCSLPNDHLDNNPGEPVAAVPDLRCRYDITGTCFMYVGNLERYQGIDLLLESLALARQTDPNLDLVIVGGRSQDIAAYQERCRKLGIADKVHFTGHLPVALLHPLLQQADAVVSPRISGENTPMKIYSYLDSGRPILATDLVTHTQVLTPEVAELVRPDAPSMAAGMLRLSSDAAHREKLACTAKAMAACDYSPEAFEQNLNMIYDDILKQLGDSDPSGTSLNHRLPKATYRPTEKDRL; encoded by the coding sequence ATGATGACCTCTGAAAACACCCCTCAATCCCCGCTGGACATTCTTCTGCTCGCCCCGCACCCCTTTTACCAGGAGCGGGGCACGCCCATGGCCGTGGATATGCTTTTGGGTGTTCTCAGCCGGCGCGGACTGCGGACCGCCCTGGCGACGTTTGCCGAAGGCGAAAAGCGGGACTATCCCCATGTCACTATCCATCGGATTCCAGAACTGCCTGTGGTGGGCAAGGGGATTGCCCCCGGCTTGTCGTTGAAAAAACTGGTTTGCGATGTCTTTCTGTTCGCAAAGGCCTTTGGGATCGTCCGAAAATTCCGGCCCCGCGTGATCCATGCCGTGGAAGAATCCGTTTTCATGGCCCTGGTTTTCCGAAGCCTCTTCAAGATTCCGTTTATTTACGACATGGATTCGTCCATGTCGCTGCAGATCATGCAGAAAAAGCCGCTCTTCAGACCACTGGGACCGCTGTTTCGCTGGCTGGAAGGCGTGGCCATCCGCAGGGCCTTGATGGTCATTCCCGTCTGCAATGCCTTGGCTGACATCGCTCGTGCCTGCGGTGCGGCCCATGTCCGGGTGCTGTGCGACGTTTCCATGCTCTCCGTCTCCGCGAGTTGCTCTCTGCCCAACGATCATCTCGATAATAATCCCGGTGAACCTGTAGCAGCGGTCCCGGATCTGCGCTGTCGCTACGACATCACCGGAACCTGCTTCATGTATGTCGGCAACCTGGAGCGGTACCAGGGCATTGACCTGCTCCTGGAATCCCTGGCCCTGGCCCGGCAAACGGACCCAAACCTGGATCTGGTCATTGTCGGCGGCAGGTCGCAGGACATTGCCGCGTACCAGGAACGGTGCCGGAAGCTGGGGATCGCCGACAAGGTGCATTTCACCGGACATTTACCGGTGGCCCTGCTGCACCCGTTGCTGCAGCAGGCAGACGCCGTGGTTTCCCCCCGGATCAGCGGCGAAAACACGCCCATGAAAATCTATTCCTACCTGGACTCGGGCCGACCGATTTTGGCCACTGATCTGGTCACCCACACCCAGGTCCTTACTCCGGAGGTGGCCGAACTCGTCCGTCCGGATGCACCATCCATGGCTGCCGGCATGCTTCGCTTGTCCAGCGATGCCGCGCATCGTGAAAAACTGGCCTGCACAGCCAAGGCAATGGCCGCCTGCGACTATTCCCCTGAGGCCTTTGAACAGAACCTCAATATGATTTACGATGACATTCTCAAACAACTGGGGGATTCCGATCCTTCCGGTACATCGCTGAATCACCGTTTGCCAAAGGCCACATACCGCCCCACCGAAAAAGATCGCTTATGA
- a CDS encoding acyltransferase, whose translation MRDRGPERACNTNLVRVQKDLSGSSKVRKYQDLIVGRPGLFALIKYELVNLVCLGLPGVLGLVLRRALYPGLLKKCGKNVVFGRNVVLRSPSHIEIGDDVIIDDNCLIDAKGFGDSGIVIGSGSFVGRNTILSCKNGRIVLGKNVNIGFNCEIYSGSMVTLEDDCMMAAYSYLIGGDHDAEDVQEAVNKQGGTSYGIRMQQGSWVGAGVKVLDGITIGRHAIVGAGAVVTRDVDAYMIAAGIPAKPIRKRNTDHDPPCAGSSLRDVS comes from the coding sequence ATGCGTGACCGCGGCCCGGAACGGGCCTGCAATACCAACCTGGTTCGGGTGCAAAAAGACCTGTCCGGCAGTTCCAAGGTCAGGAAGTATCAGGATCTGATTGTCGGCCGCCCCGGTTTATTCGCCTTAATAAAGTACGAACTCGTCAATCTGGTCTGCCTGGGTCTGCCCGGAGTGCTCGGCCTGGTGCTCCGCCGCGCACTCTATCCCGGGCTGCTCAAAAAGTGCGGCAAGAACGTCGTCTTCGGACGCAACGTGGTTCTGCGCTCCCCGAGCCATATCGAAATCGGGGATGACGTGATCATTGACGACAACTGCCTGATCGACGCCAAGGGTTTTGGCGATTCCGGCATTGTGATCGGCAGCGGCAGCTTTGTCGGGCGCAACACCATCCTCAGCTGCAAAAACGGTCGGATTGTCCTGGGAAAAAACGTCAATATCGGCTTCAACTGTGAAATCTATTCCGGAAGCATGGTCACCCTGGAAGATGACTGCATGATGGCCGCCTACAGCTACCTGATCGGCGGAGACCATGATGCCGAAGACGTTCAGGAGGCCGTGAACAAACAGGGCGGGACCTCCTATGGCATCCGCATGCAGCAGGGCAGCTGGGTGGGCGCCGGGGTCAAGGTACTCGACGGCATCACCATTGGCCGGCATGCCATCGTGGGCGCCGGGGCCGTGGTCACTCGCGATGTGGACGCGTACATGATTGCCGCCGGCATTCCAGCCAAACCCATCAGGAAGCGCAACACGGACCATGATCCCCCATGCGCTGGTTCATCACTCCGGGACGTGTCATGA
- a CDS encoding glycerol-3-phosphate dehydrogenase/oxidase, with the protein MKRDLERLSREQFDVVVIGGGVYGLCTAWDAALRGLRVAVVELEDFGAKTSAASLKLVHGGLRYLQHLDISRMRVSIQERRWMLRMAPHLVHPLEFILPCFGHGIKGPEAMRAALLANDIISWDRNQGLTPRQHIPRGRAISRKECLERLPGLPAEGLTGGAVFYDAQMYNSERLTLSFALSAAQAGAALANYLEVTGFDRQDGRIAAARVRDRFSGDELRVAGRFFVNMTGPWTDITSKLLETPTPSREVVRSKGIQLAVRSLGPSSAFAVEGRQMDGSAVLRRGGRNYFVTPWRGLSLIGTTDTIYHGDPSAFRITREDVLEFLEEINTAFPPANLSLQDVRYWFGGLRPVDEERSASGKVSASHRYQIRDHQSDGVANLVSVVGVKYTICRHIAEKVVDLIPSRLNIPFKPALTRQTPLWGGDFEELASLHALADDLALPTDAVGNMARNHGTSMRAIVEIIRAEPGFARLLPGSREIVAAEIVHAVRHEMAQTLADVVLRRTDLGSRGHPGSDALKECSMIVARELGWSETCRQSELDAVEDLYCLTDNPPESPHAPPMGSG; encoded by the coding sequence GTGAAACGCGACCTGGAACGGCTGAGCCGTGAGCAATTTGACGTTGTGGTTATCGGCGGGGGTGTATACGGCCTCTGCACGGCCTGGGACGCCGCCCTGCGCGGCCTTCGCGTCGCTGTCGTGGAGCTGGAGGATTTTGGAGCCAAAACATCCGCCGCTTCCCTGAAACTGGTCCATGGCGGTCTGCGCTACCTGCAGCACCTGGACATCTCCCGGATGCGCGTGTCCATCCAGGAACGCCGCTGGATGTTGCGCATGGCCCCCCACCTGGTCCATCCCCTGGAATTCATTCTGCCTTGCTTCGGCCATGGCATCAAAGGCCCCGAAGCCATGCGCGCGGCGCTTCTGGCCAATGACATCATTTCCTGGGACCGGAACCAGGGCCTGACGCCTCGCCAGCATATCCCGCGTGGCCGCGCCATCTCCCGCAAGGAATGCCTGGAACGCCTCCCGGGGCTGCCCGCCGAAGGACTGACCGGCGGCGCGGTATTTTATGACGCCCAGATGTACAATTCTGAACGCCTGACCCTCTCCTTCGCCCTTTCCGCCGCACAGGCGGGCGCGGCCTTGGCCAACTATCTGGAAGTCACCGGTTTTGACCGTCAAGACGGCCGAATCGCCGCGGCACGGGTCAGGGACCGTTTTTCTGGAGATGAGCTGCGCGTGGCTGGTCGTTTCTTCGTAAACATGACCGGGCCCTGGACGGACATTACCAGCAAGCTTCTGGAGACGCCCACGCCTTCAAGGGAGGTTGTCCGCTCCAAGGGCATCCAACTGGCTGTACGCTCCCTGGGCCCCTCTTCGGCCTTTGCCGTGGAGGGGCGACAGATGGATGGCAGCGCGGTATTGCGCCGAGGGGGACGCAACTATTTTGTTACCCCTTGGCGCGGGCTCTCCCTTATCGGCACCACGGACACCATCTATCACGGCGATCCGAGCGCATTCCGGATTACCAGAGAGGATGTCCTGGAGTTCCTGGAGGAAATCAACACGGCCTTCCCACCGGCGAATCTTTCGCTTCAGGATGTCCGCTACTGGTTCGGTGGACTCCGTCCCGTGGATGAGGAACGTTCCGCTTCAGGGAAGGTCAGCGCGTCGCATCGCTACCAGATTCGCGACCATCAGTCCGACGGCGTGGCCAACCTGGTCAGCGTCGTCGGGGTGAAATACACCATCTGTCGGCATATTGCCGAAAAGGTCGTGGATCTGATTCCATCCAGATTGAACATTCCATTTAAGCCCGCGTTGACCCGGCAAACCCCACTGTGGGGCGGAGATTTCGAGGAATTGGCATCCCTGCATGCCCTGGCTGACGATCTTGCCCTTCCAACCGATGCCGTCGGCAACATGGCCCGCAACCACGGAACATCCATGCGCGCCATCGTGGAGATAATCCGGGCTGAACCCGGGTTCGCCCGGCTGCTTCCCGGGTCCAGGGAAATCGTGGCCGCTGAAATCGTTCATGCCGTTCGTCACGAAATGGCCCAGACCCTGGCCGACGTGGTTCTGCGCAGAACCGACCTCGGCTCCCGGGGGCATCCCGGTTCAGACGCGCTCAAGGAGTGCTCCATGATAGTCGCCCGCGAGTTGGGCTGGAGCGAGACCTGTCGCCAGTCTGAACTCGACGCGGTGGAGGATCTTTACTGCCTGACGGACAACCCTCCGGAAAGCCCTCATGCACCCCCTATGGGCTCTGGTTGA
- a CDS encoding B12-binding domain-containing radical SAM protein translates to MKILFVYTDINVRGGARSYQFGIGSISAVLKQHGHETKLHYMFSDLKTDELLREIEEYKPGLLLFPAVSPQYPHVYTVLKALPASRPFTVLGAHHATLHPECLMDTPNLDAICIGEGEYPMLELADAFEKGAPIDHIQNLWIKKPDGTIIKNPTRPFIRDLNELPFPDRELFDMQAVIDSDFKTALFMFSRGCPYNCTFCSNHALRTKQEGKYVRFRSVEKCIEEIRDVTGKYDVRTLYFNDDCFTASKQFVAEFCTAYKKEFTYPFDINARPETLNDEICSILKDAGCRRISIGIESGDETFRREVLNRKMDNDAIVRAFDCCRRAGIKTKSFNIVGFPRETPEMHQETVRLNARINPDSVIIGIFEPYPGTKLAQMCLDDGILGSVHTSGAFIGRTDTVLDMPQFPREEIIRCFRTFAYNVYKGHSLKKALMLRIYYSRYGQFLARCLGPVKDKLRTLVMGV, encoded by the coding sequence ATGAAAATCCTTTTTGTCTATACCGACATCAATGTCCGCGGCGGCGCACGCAGTTATCAGTTCGGCATTGGCAGCATCAGCGCGGTGCTCAAGCAGCACGGACACGAGACAAAACTGCACTACATGTTCAGTGACCTGAAAACCGATGAACTGCTCCGTGAAATCGAGGAATACAAGCCCGGCCTGCTGCTTTTCCCTGCCGTTTCTCCGCAGTACCCACATGTTTATACAGTGCTGAAGGCCCTGCCCGCTTCGCGCCCGTTCACCGTCCTGGGAGCCCACCACGCCACGCTGCACCCGGAATGCCTGATGGACACGCCCAATCTGGATGCCATTTGCATTGGTGAGGGCGAGTACCCCATGCTGGAATTGGCCGATGCCTTTGAAAAAGGAGCGCCCATCGACCATATCCAGAATCTCTGGATCAAAAAGCCCGATGGAACCATAATCAAAAATCCCACGCGTCCATTCATTCGGGATCTCAATGAACTCCCTTTCCCCGACCGCGAGTTGTTCGACATGCAGGCGGTCATTGATTCGGACTTCAAGACCGCCCTGTTCATGTTTTCCAGGGGCTGTCCTTACAACTGTACTTTTTGCAGCAACCATGCGCTGCGCACCAAGCAGGAAGGCAAGTATGTCCGGTTTCGCAGCGTTGAAAAGTGTATCGAGGAAATACGGGATGTGACCGGGAAATATGATGTCCGCACCCTGTACTTCAACGACGACTGCTTTACCGCTTCCAAACAGTTCGTGGCCGAATTCTGCACCGCGTATAAAAAGGAGTTCACCTACCCTTTTGATATCAACGCCAGGCCGGAAACACTGAACGACGAAATCTGCTCGATTCTCAAGGACGCCGGCTGCCGCCGCATCAGTATCGGCATTGAAAGTGGGGACGAGACGTTTCGCCGCGAGGTGTTGAACCGGAAGATGGACAACGACGCCATTGTCCGGGCCTTTGACTGCTGTCGCCGGGCCGGGATCAAGACCAAGTCCTTCAACATTGTCGGCTTTCCACGGGAAACTCCGGAAATGCATCAGGAAACGGTTCGATTGAACGCCAGAATCAACCCTGATAGCGTCATCATCGGCATTTTCGAGCCGTATCCCGGAACCAAACTTGCCCAGATGTGTCTTGACGACGGCATTCTTGGTTCCGTGCACACCTCCGGGGCCTTCATTGGCCGCACAGACACCGTTCTCGACATGCCGCAATTTCCCCGCGAGGAAATCATCCGCTGCTTCCGGACCTTCGCCTACAACGTCTACAAGGGCCACTCCCTGAAAAAGGCTCTGATGCTGCGCATTTATTACTCCCGGTACGGTCAATTCCTGGCCCGTTGCCTCGGTCCGGTCAAGGATAAGCTCAGAACCCTGGTCATGGGGGTGTAG
- a CDS encoding glycosyltransferase family 2 protein has translation MRIYMDDLEDKHVTMRIAILMPLYNDWESFIQLAKAIDDFVPTWGVQATLFVVDDGSTTEMDQERLPRLRHLSSIERITLFANLGHQRAIAVGLCELARSGTFDAVIIADSDGQDRPEHMSELIAAHRQNPEALIAAKRTKRSENIVFRLSYAAYKHLFKLLTGKAIDFGNFCLVPQSHLQRLAHMPEAWNHLAAATVRSRLPIIRVATPRGERTAGRSSMNMLNLIVHGLSAISVFTDILFVRLLVFSGCIAGVALAASAVATIIRFTTQLPIIGLPTLIVGFSGVVLFQSATFVVIAALMMLATRSSFPFVPAHHAGRFIARKERIATSLPTECPPDDHE, from the coding sequence TTGCGGATTTATATGGATGACCTGGAGGACAAGCATGTGACGATGCGAATCGCCATTCTTATGCCACTTTACAACGACTGGGAGTCCTTCATCCAGTTGGCGAAGGCCATAGACGACTTTGTTCCGACATGGGGTGTGCAGGCAACGCTTTTTGTGGTTGATGACGGCTCCACGACGGAGATGGACCAGGAGCGCCTGCCACGGTTGCGGCACCTCTCCAGTATCGAGCGAATCACACTCTTTGCCAACTTGGGGCATCAGCGGGCCATAGCGGTGGGCCTGTGTGAACTTGCCCGGTCTGGAACGTTTGATGCCGTCATCATTGCCGACTCCGACGGCCAGGATCGCCCTGAGCATATGTCGGAACTCATCGCCGCCCACCGCCAAAACCCCGAGGCACTCATCGCGGCCAAGCGGACCAAACGTTCCGAAAATATTGTTTTCAGGCTTTCGTACGCGGCATACAAGCACCTTTTCAAGTTGTTGACCGGCAAGGCCATCGACTTCGGCAACTTTTGCCTCGTCCCGCAAAGTCATTTGCAGCGCCTCGCCCATATGCCCGAGGCCTGGAACCACCTTGCCGCGGCAACGGTTCGTTCCCGCCTGCCTATCATCCGGGTGGCCACGCCCCGAGGCGAGCGAACCGCGGGCAGGTCTTCCATGAACATGCTCAATCTGATTGTTCATGGACTCAGCGCCATTTCTGTTTTCACTGATATCCTGTTTGTCCGCCTTCTGGTCTTTTCCGGGTGCATCGCCGGGGTCGCGCTGGCGGCTTCCGCGGTGGCGACGATCATCCGCTTTACCACCCAGCTTCCAATCATCGGCCTGCCCACGCTGATTGTCGGTTTTTCCGGCGTCGTGTTGTTTCAAAGCGCGACATTCGTCGTCATCGCGGCCTTGATGATGCTTGCCACGCGATCGTCGTTCCCATTTGTTCCCGCGCATCACGCTGGCCGGTTCATCGCCAGGAAGGAACGGATCGCCACGTCCTTGCCCACCGAATGTCCGCCTGATGACCACGAATGA
- a CDS encoding GtrA family protein: protein MHPLWALVDPFQGIWNIRMPVVDLPRTALLQLVRQFLTFTGVGAVGTGLHYLTLIFAVSGIGLAPTTGTGIGAAIGALTNYILNRRITFRSSCRHCEALPKFMITAASSLVLNIFIVGLLTHAGLHYLLAQVVATGTVLFVNYIVARLWIFR, encoded by the coding sequence ATGCACCCCCTATGGGCTCTGGTTGATCCCTTTCAGGGAATCTGGAATATTCGCATGCCCGTTGTCGACTTGCCGAGAACCGCCCTGCTCCAACTCGTACGACAGTTTCTGACCTTTACCGGGGTCGGTGCCGTCGGCACTGGTTTACATTACCTGACGCTCATTTTTGCGGTTTCCGGCATTGGCTTGGCACCGACAACCGGAACGGGTATTGGAGCTGCAATCGGGGCGTTGACGAACTATATCCTGAACCGCAGGATCACGTTTCGCAGCTCATGCCGGCATTGCGAGGCCCTGCCGAAGTTCATGATCACCGCTGCGTCATCTCTGGTGCTGAATATCTTTATAGTTGGCCTGCTGACCCATGCCGGACTGCATTATCTTTTGGCACAGGTGGTCGCAACCGGAACAGTGCTTTTTGTCAATTATATCGTGGCCCGGCTCTGGATTTTTCGCTGA
- a CDS encoding discoidin domain-containing protein, translating to MINRTRGILTMGNFSFSRINRGGALAIAGLALGLFLLAAVGIRFAVAKAGLDHLPVTTDEAIVVLMAKQILQGELPLVAMAQPYQFPLESYLMAPLVELMPRNAFGARFLSFLAGGLTLALLMGIAWKLAPEGRRWPMAALILFPSAYLLMIQFGYSLPHNNSSLVMCLAGVLLATAIPTWPSLRSAGLVLLIGALCGLAFTNNMVVLSLILPIGIVALTRAGFKGIFAHLPPYALGLGLGLIPYLAGMYLLPGAQTAVAGTRALSEAISRIWSPTLSFTLPRGMGVDPTTFPDTTNLLGFGEVFALPMTVFFCIVLLGATACSIWKIGSQVIRGTWPVLGGAEIFVGTAWLTLAAFLMSTRAHGHSFRYLFPLLFTFPFLVGIVYANVGKWLRHALSAAVVLVVVLNVTTTFALISAWKEPEHAARVAGTPDLEPALAYLRENDFTHCIASHWMAYRVTFLTDKQIICAQPMNERFPGWPIPFKEEVDQAERVAFVLTERARFLTPSVFERHMEQMSVTAQRVELGDVIVYHDFSLPQAPPREQRLDPSLLTATALHQPENARYLVDGDAATRWGNRRSQESGEWIKIEWSGDHLLSNIVLDYTCYHHDRARALNFSVRTKQGWTMVKEAVPDALQPFVFVGNRPDYGRIVQGYRLDKVIPGNAVRIEITDPNSARNWNICQVEIHVAPPVAPPVAPLGTGKTGTQDREQYRSEP from the coding sequence GTGATCAACAGGACCCGAGGCATCCTCACCATGGGCAACTTCTCCTTCTCCCGCATCAACCGCGGCGGCGCGCTGGCCATTGCCGGTCTGGCCCTGGGCCTTTTCCTGCTGGCCGCGGTGGGCATCCGGTTCGCCGTGGCCAAGGCCGGTTTGGACCACCTGCCCGTGACCACGGACGAAGCCATTGTCGTCTTGATGGCCAAGCAGATTCTCCAAGGGGAACTGCCCCTGGTGGCCATGGCCCAACCCTACCAGTTCCCACTGGAATCCTACCTCATGGCCCCCCTTGTGGAGCTCATGCCTCGCAACGCCTTCGGAGCCCGATTTCTCTCCTTTCTTGCCGGGGGATTGACCCTGGCCCTCCTGATGGGGATTGCCTGGAAACTGGCGCCCGAAGGTCGCAGGTGGCCCATGGCGGCCCTGATCCTCTTCCCGTCAGCCTATCTGCTGATGATCCAGTTCGGCTACTCCCTGCCCCACAACAATTCATCGCTGGTGATGTGTCTGGCCGGTGTGCTGCTGGCCACGGCCATCCCGACATGGCCCTCGCTGCGCAGTGCCGGCCTTGTCTTGCTCATCGGCGCACTCTGTGGCCTGGCCTTTACCAACAACATGGTGGTATTGAGCCTGATTCTACCCATTGGCATCGTGGCCCTCACACGAGCCGGATTCAAAGGCATCTTCGCCCACCTGCCGCCCTATGCCCTGGGCCTGGGTCTGGGCCTCATTCCCTACCTGGCCGGCATGTATCTGCTTCCCGGAGCCCAGACCGCGGTGGCCGGAACCCGGGCCCTCTCCGAGGCGATCTCGCGTATCTGGTCACCAACGCTTTCCTTCACCCTGCCCCGGGGCATGGGTGTTGATCCGACGACATTTCCGGATACCACGAACCTGCTCGGCTTCGGGGAAGTATTCGCCCTGCCCATGACCGTTTTTTTCTGCATTGTTCTGCTTGGAGCCACGGCATGCAGTATCTGGAAAATCGGATCGCAGGTGATCCGGGGAACCTGGCCGGTATTGGGCGGAGCCGAAATTTTCGTCGGCACGGCCTGGCTGACCCTGGCCGCGTTTTTGATGAGTACCCGGGCCCATGGCCATTCCTTTCGCTATCTTTTCCCGCTGCTTTTCACCTTTCCATTTCTGGTGGGGATCGTCTACGCGAACGTCGGCAAATGGCTTCGCCATGCACTGAGTGCCGCTGTTGTGTTGGTAGTTGTCCTGAATGTCACCACCACCTTTGCACTGATTTCCGCATGGAAGGAACCGGAGCACGCCGCCCGGGTGGCCGGCACCCCGGATCTGGAGCCCGCCCTGGCCTACCTGCGCGAGAACGACTTTACGCACTGCATTGCCTCCCACTGGATGGCCTACCGGGTAACCTTCCTTACGGACAAGCAGATCATCTGTGCCCAGCCCATGAACGAGCGTTTCCCGGGTTGGCCGATCCCTTTCAAGGAGGAGGTGGATCAGGCTGAACGGGTAGCCTTCGTGCTCACCGAGAGGGCCCGCTTCCTGACTCCCAGTGTCTTTGAACGGCATATGGAGCAGATGAGCGTGACGGCCCAGAGGGTTGAACTCGGCGACGTCATTGTCTACCACGATTTTTCCCTTCCCCAGGCACCGCCAAGGGAGCAGCGACTGGACCCAAGCTTGCTGACCGCCACGGCCCTGCATCAACCGGAAAATGCCAGGTATCTTGTGGACGGGGATGCCGCCACCCGCTGGGGCAATCGGCGCTCCCAGGAAAGCGGTGAATGGATTAAGATTGAGTGGTCCGGCGATCACCTCCTCTCCAATATTGTTCTTGACTATACCTGCTATCACCATGACCGGGCCAGGGCCCTGAACTTCTCGGTTCGGACCAAACAGGGCTGGACCATGGTCAAGGAAGCGGTTCCGGACGCCTTGCAGCCCTTTGTCTTTGTAGGAAACCGGCCGGACTACGGCCGCATCGTCCAGGGATATCGTCTGGACAAGGTCATTCCAGGCAATGCTGTCCGGATCGAAATAACCGATCCCAATTCAGCCCGGAACTGGAACATCTGCCAGGTTGAAATCCATGTTGCCCCACCGGTTGCACCGCCCGTTGCCCCATTGGGCACGGGCAAGACAGGCACTCAGGATCGCGAGCAATACCGCTCCGAGCCCTGA
- a CDS encoding NAD-dependent epimerase/dehydratase family protein, with protein sequence MQPIELLDKAPVLVTGASGFTGSLLVRKLVQAGAQVRAIARASSRTEHLKDLPITWFRGDVFDPATIAQASERVQYVFHVAAAYRQAKVSDDFYRQVHLDSTQQLARAVAGQENFRRFVHVSTVGVHGHIAHPPANESYHFDPEDMYQKTKADAELWIREFAGQGGLPLAVIRPCAIYGPGDMRLLKLFKLALGPVYPLLGKGKSLYHLVHVEDLTEIMIQAAIHPAAQGHVFIAGNPQAVTLERMGRIVAETFGKKLRVVRLPAWPFFALAAVCETVCKPLGIEPPLYKRRVAFYTKDRSFDTRKLRDVLGYQVKWSEEEGLAETARWYRDHGLLRV encoded by the coding sequence ATGCAACCCATTGAGCTTCTTGACAAGGCTCCGGTACTGGTTACCGGGGCATCCGGCTTTACCGGCAGCCTGCTGGTCAGGAAACTGGTGCAGGCCGGGGCCCAGGTGCGGGCCATCGCCCGGGCATCCTCCCGGACTGAACACCTGAAGGACCTGCCCATTACCTGGTTTCGCGGAGACGTCTTTGACCCGGCCACGATTGCCCAGGCCAGTGAGCGCGTCCAATATGTTTTTCACGTGGCCGCCGCCTACAGGCAGGCCAAGGTCTCGGACGATTTTTATCGCCAGGTGCATTTGGACAGCACGCAACAGCTGGCCCGAGCCGTGGCCGGTCAGGAGAATTTTCGGCGCTTCGTCCATGTTTCCACGGTCGGGGTGCATGGGCACATCGCCCACCCTCCTGCAAACGAGTCCTACCACTTTGATCCCGAGGACATGTACCAGAAGACCAAGGCGGACGCGGAACTCTGGATCCGGGAGTTTGCGGGCCAGGGAGGCCTGCCGCTGGCGGTCATCCGGCCGTGCGCCATTTACGGGCCTGGTGATATGCGGCTACTCAAGTTGTTCAAGCTGGCTCTCGGACCGGTCTATCCATTGCTGGGCAAGGGCAAAAGCCTCTACCACTTGGTGCATGTCGAGGATCTTACCGAAATCATGATCCAGGCCGCGATCCATCCGGCGGCCCAGGGCCATGTGTTCATTGCCGGAAACCCCCAGGCCGTAACCCTGGAGCGGATGGGCCGCATTGTTGCCGAGACCTTCGGCAAAAAACTGCGCGTGGTTCGCCTGCCGGCCTGGCCGTTTTTCGCCTTGGCCGCAGTGTGCGAAACGGTCTGCAAACCCTTGGGCATCGAACCGCCCTTGTACAAGCGACGGGTGGCCTTTTACACCAAGGACCGCTCCTTTGATACGCGCAAGCTGCGCGATGTACTGGGATACCAGGTGAAATGGTCTGAAGAGGAAGGTTTGGCCGAAACCGCGCGCTGGTACCGGGATCACGGCCTGTTGCGGGTTTGA
- a CDS encoding class I SAM-dependent methyltransferase yields the protein MHEAPDIETASDDYARRFAGPVGAWMLQVQETIVLDLLKEATKASILDVGGGHGQLAIPLCNRGFSVTVHGSDAVCAERIQPQLQQGRCRFITGNILHIPVEDHAYDIVLCFRLLTHCDAWQELVRELCRIARFRIIIDYPTSQSVNSMAPALFSAKKRLEGNTRTWHSFTHSEVEQAFAGNGFALGSLQKQFFLPMALHRTLRLAPLSRVLEGVCHRLGLTRAYGSPVIAEFIRI from the coding sequence ATGCACGAAGCTCCAGACATTGAAACCGCTTCAGACGACTATGCCAGGCGATTTGCCGGACCGGTGGGGGCCTGGATGCTGCAGGTTCAGGAAACCATTGTTCTGGATTTGCTTAAGGAGGCCACCAAGGCGTCCATTCTGGACGTGGGAGGCGGGCACGGGCAGTTGGCGATTCCCCTGTGCAACAGGGGATTTTCCGTAACGGTGCACGGTAGCGACGCTGTCTGCGCCGAGCGAATCCAGCCCCAGCTCCAACAGGGTCGGTGCCGCTTTATCACCGGAAACATCCTCCATATTCCCGTGGAGGACCATGCCTACGACATCGTGCTCTGCTTCCGTCTGCTGACCCATTGCGACGCGTGGCAGGAATTGGTCCGAGAACTGTGCCGGATCGCCAGGTTTCGGATCATCATCGACTATCCCACGTCCCAAAGCGTGAACTCCATGGCGCCGGCGTTGTTTTCCGCGAAAAAACGGTTGGAGGGCAATACCCGGACCTGGCATTCCTTTACCCACTCGGAAGTCGAGCAGGCATTTGCCGGGAATGGTTTTGCCCTGGGCAGCCTGCAAAAGCAGTTTTTTCTGCCCATGGCCCTGCACCGCACCTTGCGTCTGGCCCCACTTTCCAGAGTGCTGGAGGGCGTGTGTCACCGGCTTGGCCTGACCAGAGCCTACGGCTCTCCAGTCATCGCGGAATTCATCCGGATCTGA